In the Sarcophilus harrisii chromosome 1, mSarHar1.11, whole genome shotgun sequence genome, one interval contains:
- the TICAM2 gene encoding TIR domain-containing adapter molecule 2 codes for MGIQNSKIDCTPLSSFPRKKSMDTKQEAKHFKDIRESHTDKNLNKLKEDKEEGAAEDLSTEDLEEEVFFKFVILHAEDDTHEALRVQQMLQNQFGIKPGIIFAEMPCGRQYLQNLDDAVNGSAWSIFLLTENFLRDTWCNFQFNTSLMNSINRQHKYNSVIPMRPLNNPLPRDRTPFALQTINALEEKSCGFYKQVENIFQDSVYEKQKAIWKDSKNMVDA; via the coding sequence ATGGGCATCCAGAATTCTAAAATCGATTGcacccctctttcttcttttccaaggAAGAAGAGCATGGATACTAAGCAAGAAGCCAAACACTTTAAAGATATTAGAGAGAGCCATACTGACAAGAACTTGAACAAAttaaaggaagacaaagaagagGGGGCAGCAGAAGATCTATCTACAGAAGACTTAGAAGAAGAGGTATTCTTTAAGTTTGTGATTCTACATGCTGAAGATGACACCCATGAAGCCCTCAGGGTCCAACAGATGCTACAAAATCAATTTGGCATTAAACCCGGAATAATCTTTGCTGAAATGCCATGTGGCAGACAGTATCTACAGAATTTAGATGACGCTGTAAATGGGTCTGCATGGAGCATTTTTTTATTGACTGAAAATTTTTTAAGGGATACTTGGTGCAATTTCCAGTTCAATACATCCTTGATGAACTCCATTAATAGACAACATAAATACAATTCTGTCATACCAATGAGGCCACTGAATAATCCTCTCCCCAGGGATAGGACACCATTTGCCTTACAGACTATCAATGCTCTGGAAGAAAAAAGTTGTGGATTTTATAAACAAGTAGAAAACATTTTCCAGGATTCTGTGTATGAGAAACAAAAAGCCATATGGAAAGATTCAAAAAATATGGTAGAtgcttaa